The Budorcas taxicolor isolate Tak-1 chromosome 2, Takin1.1, whole genome shotgun sequence genome window below encodes:
- the ECI1 gene encoding enoyl-CoA delta isomerase 1, mitochondrial: MALASGVRFPARALLRPWSLLRDTTLGRSEPAASGGGGGGDGARLFGSQRVLVEPDAASGVAVMKFRNPPVNSLSLELLTELVISLEKLENDKTVRGVILTSDCPRVFSAGLDLTEMCGRNPAHYAEYWKAVQELWLRTYLSSLVLVAAINGACPAGGCVIALACDCRVLADNPKYHIGLNETLLGITAPFWLKDTYVNTIGHRASEQALQLGSLFPPSEALQVGLVDQVVPEDQVLSTALSEMARWLAVPDHARQLTKNMMRKATADRLLRQRDADIQNFVSFICRDSIQKSLQVYFEKLQQRKG; this comes from the exons ATGGCGCTGGCGTCGGGAGTGCGCTTCCCCGCGCGCGCCCTGCTCCGTCCGT GGTCGCTGCTCCGAGACACGACCCTTGGGCGCTCGGAGCCGGCGgccagcggcggcggcggtggcggggaCGGCGCGCGGCTCTTCGGAAGCCAGAGAGTGCTGGTGGAGCCGGACGCGGCCTCAG GGGTAGCCGTGATGAAGTTCAGGAATCCCCCAGTAAACTCCCTCAGCCTGGAGCTGCTGACGGAGCTGGTCATCAGCCTGGAGAAGCTGGAGAACGACAAGACCGTCCGCGGCGTCATCCTAACTTCC gacTGCCCCAGGGTCTTCTCCGCCGGCCTGGACCTGACGGAGATGTGCGGGAGGAACCCAGCTCACTACGCCGAGTACTGGAAGGCCGTGCAGGAGCTGTGGCTGCGGACGTACCTGTCCAGCCTGGTGCTGGTTGCTGCCATCAAC GGAGCCTGCCCCGCGGGGGGCTGTGTCATCGCCCTCGCCTGTGACTGCCGGGTCCTGGCTGACAACCCCAAGTACCACATAGGGTTGAACGAGACCCTGCTGGGCATCACCGCCCCCTTCTG GCTCAAAGACACATACGTGAACACCATCGGGCACCGCGCCTCGGAGCAGGCCCTGCAGCTGGGGTCACTCTTCCCACCGTCAGAGGCCCTCCAGGTGGGCCTGGTGGACCAGGTGGTGCCGGAGGACCAAGTGCTGAGCACGGCACTCTCAGAGATGGCCCGGTGGCTGGCCGTCCCAG ATCACGCACGCCAGCTGACCAAGAACATGATGCGAAAGGCCACCGCAGACCGCCTGCTGAGGCAGCGCGACGCCGACATCCAGAACTTTGTCAGCTTCATCTGCAGAGACTCCATCCAGAAGTCGTTGCAGGTGTACTTTGAGAAGCTCCAACAgaggaaaggctga
- the DNASE1L2 gene encoding deoxyribonuclease-1-like 2 — translation MGGPLTLLAALWALEAARAQALRIGAFNIQSFGDSKVSDPGCGGVIAQILAGYDVMLVQEVRDPDLSAVSALIEQINSVSKHEYSFVSSEPLGRDQYKEMYLFVYRKDTVSVVDTYQYPDAEDAFSREPFVVKFSAPGSAAKEFVLIPLHAAPHHAVAEIDALYDVYLDVIDKWGTDDILFLGDFNADCKYVRAQDWPAIRLRSSEVFKWLIPDSADTTVGNSDCAYDRIVVCGSHLRKSLKHQSATVHDFQEEFGLDQTQALTISDHFPVEVTLKSH, via the exons ATGGGCGGGCCCCTGACCTTACTGGCCGCGCTCTGGGCGTTGGAGGCTGCCAGAGCCCAGGCGCTGCGCATTGGAGCTTTCAACATCCAGAGCTTCGGAGACAGCAAAGTGTCGGACCCGGGCTGCGGCGGCGTCATCGCGCAA ATCCTGGCTGGCTATGACGTCATGCTCGTGCAGGAGGTCCGAGACCCCGACTTGAGCGCCGTGTCCGCTCTCATAGAGCAGATCAACAG CGTGTCCAAGCACGAGTACAGCTTCGTGAGCAGTGAGCCCCTGGGTCGGGACCAGTATAAGGAAATGTACCTGTTTGTCTACAG GAAGGACACGGTGTCGGTCGTGGACACGTACCAGTATCCGGACGCCGAGGACGCCTTCAGCCGGGAGCCGTTCGTGGTCAAGTTCTCGGCGCCCGGCTCCG CCGCCAAGGAGTTCGTGTTGATTCCGCTGCACGCGGCTCCGCACCACGCCGTGGCCGAGATCGACGCGCTCTACGACGTGTACCTGGACGTGATCGACAAGTGGGGGACCGAC GACATCCTGTTTCTGGGCGACTTCAACGCCGACTGCAAATACGTGAGGGCGCAGGACTGGCCGGCCATCCGCCTGCGCAGCAGCGAGGTCTTCAAGTGGCTCATCCCGGACAGCGCCGACACCACGGTGGGCAACTCGGACTGCGCTTACGACCGCATCGTGGTCTGCGGCTCCCACCTGCGCAAGAGCCTGAAGCATCAGTCAGCCACCGTGCACGACTTCCAGGAGGAATTCGGCCTGGACCAGACTCAG GCCCTGACCATCAGTGACCATTTTCCTGTGGAGGTGACCCTCAAGTCCCACTGA